A stretch of Pseudomonas sp. LS.1a DNA encodes these proteins:
- the ftsY gene encoding signal recognition particle-docking protein FtsY — protein sequence MFGSNDDKKAPAEAGEKKGLFSWFRKKPQQPVATGVPANEAPAVEQPAAAPVEGSTAEVAQAPEPVQAPAAPQLTEPQQVPAPALSPVVEAPVPEPVASQPLQAPEPEPVASRPLVAPAPQPVASMPLQAALVEPAPVEAAPVVEPVAPVSNLVLPVAEEPVALVPDLEPKAPPAIPERPAPAPAAPVAAAPVAAQAEQAKPGFFARLKQGLSKTSASIGEGMASLFLGKKVIDDDLLDEIETRLLTADVGVEATSTIVQNLTQKVARKQLADADALYKSLQEELAALLRPVEQPLVVQAQNKPYVILVVGVNGAGKTTTIGKLAKKLQLEGKKVMLAAGDTFRAAAVEQLQVWGERNQIPVIAQHTGADSASVIFDAVQAAKARGVDVLIADTAGRLHTKDNLMEELKKVRRVIGKLDAEAPHEVLLVLDAGTGQNAISQAKYFNQSVELTGLALTKLDGTAKGGVIFALAKQFKLPIRFIGVGEGIDDLRTFEAEPFVKALFAERD from the coding sequence ATGTTTGGTTCCAACGACGACAAAAAAGCGCCGGCCGAGGCTGGCGAAAAGAAAGGCCTGTTCAGCTGGTTCCGCAAGAAACCGCAGCAACCTGTGGCAACGGGCGTGCCCGCGAATGAAGCCCCCGCCGTCGAGCAGCCTGCAGCCGCTCCGGTCGAGGGATCTACCGCCGAAGTGGCACAGGCCCCCGAGCCCGTTCAGGCCCCTGCGGCCCCACAGCTGACTGAACCGCAGCAGGTCCCCGCACCAGCCCTGTCCCCGGTAGTCGAGGCCCCCGTTCCCGAACCGGTTGCTTCCCAGCCGTTGCAGGCCCCTGAGCCCGAACCGGTCGCGTCCCGGCCGTTGGTGGCACCTGCACCGCAACCGGTCGCGTCGATGCCCTTGCAGGCAGCCCTGGTCGAACCGGCCCCTGTCGAGGCGGCCCCGGTCGTCGAGCCGGTCGCGCCGGTCAGCAACCTGGTGCTGCCGGTTGCCGAAGAGCCCGTGGCCCTGGTGCCGGACCTGGAGCCGAAAGCGCCGCCCGCCATCCCGGAACGCCCTGCACCAGCGCCTGCTGCCCCTGTGGCTGCGGCCCCGGTCGCCGCGCAGGCCGAACAGGCCAAGCCCGGCTTCTTCGCCCGCCTCAAGCAGGGCCTGTCGAAGACCAGCGCCAGCATCGGCGAGGGCATGGCCAGCCTGTTCCTGGGCAAGAAAGTCATCGATGACGACCTGCTCGACGAAATCGAAACCCGCCTGCTGACCGCCGACGTTGGTGTGGAAGCCACTTCGACCATCGTCCAGAACCTGACCCAGAAGGTTGCACGCAAGCAGCTGGCCGACGCCGATGCCCTGTACAAGTCGCTGCAGGAAGAGCTGGCTGCGCTGCTGCGCCCGGTCGAGCAGCCACTGGTGGTACAGGCGCAGAACAAGCCTTATGTGATCCTGGTGGTCGGTGTGAACGGTGCCGGCAAGACCACCACCATCGGCAAACTGGCCAAGAAGCTGCAGCTTGAAGGCAAGAAAGTGATGCTGGCAGCTGGTGACACCTTCCGTGCCGCTGCGGTCGAGCAGTTGCAGGTGTGGGGCGAGCGTAACCAGATCCCGGTGATCGCCCAGCACACCGGTGCCGACTCCGCTTCGGTGATCTTCGATGCCGTACAGGCCGCCAAGGCCCGTGGTGTCGACGTGCTGATCGCCGACACCGCTGGCCGCCTGCACACCAAAGACAACCTGATGGAAGAGCTGAAGAAGGTCCGCCGGGTCATCGGCAAGCTCGACGCCGAGGCGCCGCACGAGGTGCTGCTGGTGCTCGATGCCGGCACCGGCCAGAACGCCATCAGCCAGGCCAAGTACTTCAACCAGAGCGTCGAACTGACCGGTCTGGCCCTGACCAAGCTGGACGGCACTGCCAAGGGCGGTGTGATCTTCGCCCTGGCCAAGCAGTTCAAGCTGCCGATCCGCTTCATCGGTGTCGGTGAAGGCATCGACGACCTGCGTACCTTCGAAGCCGAGCCGTTCGTCAAGGCTCTGTTCGCCGAGCGAGACTGA
- the thiS gene encoding sulfur carrier protein ThiS: protein MRIQLNGEPYELPAGESVAALLARLELTGRRVAVELNLDIVPRSQHDSTLLNDGDQVEVVHAIGGG, encoded by the coding sequence ATGCGCATTCAACTGAACGGTGAACCTTACGAATTGCCCGCTGGCGAAAGCGTCGCGGCCCTGCTGGCCCGCCTGGAACTGACCGGGCGCCGCGTCGCGGTGGAGCTGAATCTGGATATCGTGCCGCGTAGCCAGCACGACAGTACGCTGTTGAACGACGGTGACCAGGTCGAAGTGGTCCACGCCATCGGTGGCGGCTGA
- the mtgA gene encoding monofunctional biosynthetic peptidoglycan transglycosylase, whose product MLPTLLRRLSRALLWFAAGSIVLVLVFRWVPPPGTALMVERKVESWVNGEPIDLQRDWEPWENISDDLKVAVIAGEDQKFANHWGFDIPAIQAALAYNERGGSIRGASTLTQQVAKNLFLWSGRSWFRKGLEAWFTALIELFWSKERILEVYLNSAEWGKGVFGAQAAARYHFGVDASRLSRQQAAQLAAVLPSPIKWSASRPSAYVASRAGWIRRQMSQLGGPSYLMQLDTSRKL is encoded by the coding sequence ATGCTGCCAACCCTTCTCCGCCGCCTCTCCCGCGCCCTGCTCTGGTTCGCTGCCGGCAGCATCGTGCTGGTGCTGGTGTTCCGCTGGGTGCCACCACCCGGTACCGCGCTCATGGTCGAGCGCAAGGTGGAGTCCTGGGTGAATGGCGAGCCGATCGACCTGCAGCGCGACTGGGAGCCGTGGGAGAACATCTCCGACGATCTCAAGGTCGCGGTCATCGCTGGCGAGGACCAGAAGTTCGCCAACCACTGGGGCTTCGACATCCCGGCCATCCAGGCGGCACTGGCCTACAACGAGCGCGGCGGCAGCATTCGCGGGGCCAGCACCCTGACCCAGCAGGTGGCCAAGAACCTGTTTCTGTGGTCCGGGCGCAGCTGGTTCCGCAAAGGGCTGGAAGCCTGGTTCACCGCATTGATCGAGCTGTTCTGGTCGAAGGAGCGGATTCTCGAGGTCTACCTGAACAGTGCCGAATGGGGCAAAGGTGTGTTTGGCGCCCAGGCTGCAGCGCGCTATCACTTTGGCGTCGATGCCAGTCGACTCAGCCGACAGCAGGCGGCGCAGCTGGCAGCGGTGCTGCCGAGCCCGATCAAGTGGAGTGCCAGTCGGCCGAGTGCCTATGTGGCCAGCCGGGCCGGCTGGATCCGCCGGCAGATGAGCCAATTGGGTGGGCCCAGCTACCTGATGCAGCTCGACACTTCACGCAAGCTTTGA
- the ftsE gene encoding cell division ATP-binding protein FtsE — protein sequence MIRFEQVAKRYPNGHVGLHELSFRARRGEFLFVTGHSGAGKSTLLRLLLAMERPTSGKLMLAGQDLGQISNSQIPFLRRQIGVVFQNHQLLFDRTVFNNIALPLQILGLSKAEVAKRVDSALERVSLADKGELFPADLSTGQQQRVGIARAIVHQPALLLADEPTGNLDPRLAAEIMGVFEDINRLGTTVLIASHDLALIARMRHRMLTLQRGRLIGDGEAGQ from the coding sequence ATGATCCGATTCGAACAGGTTGCCAAGCGCTACCCCAATGGTCATGTGGGTTTGCATGAGCTGAGTTTCCGGGCGCGCCGGGGCGAATTCCTGTTCGTCACCGGCCATTCGGGCGCGGGCAAGAGCACCTTGCTGCGCCTGCTGCTGGCCATGGAACGCCCGACCAGCGGCAAGCTGATGCTGGCCGGGCAGGACCTGGGCCAGATCAGCAATTCGCAGATCCCGTTCCTGCGCCGGCAGATCGGCGTGGTGTTCCAGAACCACCAGCTGTTGTTCGATCGCACGGTGTTCAACAACATCGCCTTGCCGCTGCAGATTCTCGGCCTGTCCAAGGCCGAGGTCGCCAAGCGCGTGGACTCGGCGCTGGAGCGTGTGTCGCTGGCCGACAAGGGCGAGCTGTTTCCGGCCGACCTGTCCACCGGGCAGCAGCAGCGGGTGGGTATCGCCCGCGCCATCGTTCACCAGCCAGCCCTGCTGCTGGCCGACGAGCCCACCGGTAACCTCGACCCACGCCTGGCAGCAGAGATCATGGGCGTGTTCGAGGATATCAACCGCCTGGGTACCACGGTATTGATCGCCAGCCACGACCTGGCACTGATTGCGCGCATGCGCCACCGCATGCTGACCTTGCAGCGCGGCCGCTTGATCGGCGATGGGGAGGCCGGGCAATGA
- a CDS encoding DUF4426 domain-containing protein — protein sequence MRRLALFLISLCLALPVLAADAARPERKEVFGDVTVHYSAFTSSMLTPEVAAATGLVRSKNQGVLNIAVLKANKPAMAVVSGTVKDLTGRSSPLSFKQITEQGAVYYIAQFKIDQPETVTFDLNIETGGISNSLSFNQEVFPGE from the coding sequence ATGCGTCGCCTAGCCCTGTTCCTGATCAGCCTGTGCCTGGCCCTGCCGGTACTGGCTGCCGATGCCGCCCGCCCCGAGCGCAAGGAAGTGTTTGGCGACGTGACGGTGCACTACAGTGCGTTCACCTCGAGCATGCTGACACCGGAGGTGGCCGCGGCCACCGGCCTGGTCCGCAGCAAGAACCAGGGTGTGCTCAACATTGCCGTGCTCAAGGCCAACAAGCCCGCCATGGCGGTGGTCAGCGGCACGGTCAAGGACCTGACCGGGCGCAGCAGCCCGCTGTCATTCAAGCAGATCACCGAACAGGGCGCCGTGTACTACATCGCCCAGTTCAAGATCGACCAGCCAGAAACCGTCACCTTCGACCTGAACATCGAAACCGGCGGCATCAGCAACTCCCTCAGCTTCAACCAGGAAGTGTTCCCAGGCGAATGA
- a CDS encoding thiazole synthase — MSNVRSDKPFTLAGRTFQSRLLVGTGKYRDMEETRLAIEASGAEIVTVAVRRTNIGQNPGEPNLLDVLPPDRYTILPNTAGCYDAVEAVRTCRLARELLDGHNLVKLEVLADQKTLFPNVIETLKAAEVLVKDGFDVMVYTSDDPIIARQLAEAGCIAVMPLAGLIGTGLGICNPYNLQIILEESKVPVLVDAGVGTASDATIAMEMGCEAVLMNSAIAHAQQPVLMAEAMKHAIVAGRMAYLAGRMPKKLYASASSPLDGLIK; from the coding sequence ATGAGCAACGTTCGTAGCGACAAGCCCTTCACCCTGGCCGGGCGTACTTTCCAGTCGCGCCTGCTGGTCGGTACCGGCAAGTACCGTGACATGGAAGAAACCCGCCTGGCCATCGAGGCTTCGGGTGCCGAGATCGTCACCGTTGCCGTGCGCCGCACCAACATCGGCCAGAACCCGGGCGAGCCGAACCTGCTCGACGTGTTGCCACCGGACCGCTACACCATCCTGCCGAACACCGCTGGTTGCTACGACGCAGTCGAAGCCGTGCGCACCTGCCGCCTGGCCCGTGAACTGCTGGATGGCCACAACCTGGTCAAGCTGGAAGTGCTGGCCGACCAGAAAACCCTGTTCCCCAATGTGATCGAAACCCTCAAGGCCGCCGAAGTGTTGGTCAAGGACGGTTTCGACGTGATGGTCTACACCAGTGACGATCCGATCATCGCCCGCCAGCTGGCCGAAGCCGGCTGCATCGCGGTCATGCCGCTGGCTGGCCTGATCGGTACCGGCCTGGGTATCTGCAACCCCTACAACCTGCAGATCATCCTGGAAGAGTCCAAGGTGCCGGTGCTGGTCGATGCCGGTGTAGGTACCGCGTCCGACGCTACCATCGCCATGGAAATGGGCTGTGAAGCGGTGCTGATGAACTCGGCCATCGCCCACGCCCAGCAGCCGGTGCTGATGGCCGAGGCCATGAAGCACGCCATCGTCGCCGGTCGCATGGCCTACCTGGCCGGCCGTATGCCGAAGAAACTCTATGCCAGCGCCTCTTCGCCGCTGGATGGTCTGATCAAGTAA
- the rdgB gene encoding RdgB/HAM1 family non-canonical purine NTP pyrophosphatase codes for MMNFQQLVLASHNAGKLKELQAMLGASVQLRSIGEFSQVEPEETGLSFVENAILKARNAARISGLPALADDSGLAVDFLGGAPGIYSARYADGKGDAANNAKLLEALKDVPEAERGAQFVCVLALVRHADDPLPILCEGLWHGRIMFEASGEHGFGYDPLFWVPERGCSSADLAPVDKNQLSHRARAMALLRQRLGLA; via the coding sequence ATGATGAATTTCCAGCAACTCGTATTGGCCAGCCACAACGCCGGCAAACTCAAGGAACTCCAGGCCATGCTCGGCGCCTCCGTGCAGCTGCGCTCGATCGGCGAGTTCAGCCAGGTCGAACCGGAAGAAACCGGCCTGTCGTTCGTCGAGAACGCCATCCTCAAGGCACGCAACGCCGCACGCATTTCCGGCCTGCCGGCCCTGGCCGACGATTCGGGCCTGGCGGTGGACTTCCTCGGCGGCGCGCCGGGCATCTACTCGGCGCGCTATGCCGACGGCAAGGGTGATGCGGCGAACAACGCCAAGCTGCTCGAAGCGCTGAAAGACGTGCCTGAAGCCGAGCGCGGTGCGCAGTTCGTCTGCGTCCTGGCGCTGGTGCGCCATGCCGACGACCCGCTGCCGATCCTCTGCGAAGGCCTGTGGCACGGGCGCATCATGTTCGAGGCCAGTGGCGAGCACGGCTTTGGCTACGACCCGCTGTTCTGGGTTCCGGAGCGCGGCTGCTCCAGCGCCGACCTGGCCCCTGTGGACAAGAACCAGCTCAGCCACCGCGCCCGCGCCATGGCTCTGCTGCGCCAACGTCTGGGCCTGGCATGA
- a CDS encoding DUF423 domain-containing protein: MLRSFLMLAAFFGFTGVALGAFAAHGLKSRLTADYLAIFQTGVSYQLVHALAIFAVAVLSVHLPGRLVGWAGGLFALGIVLFSGSLYLLTLSGLGKLGIITPIGGLCFLAGWLCLGLAAWRLG, translated from the coding sequence ATGCTTCGCAGCTTCCTGATGCTTGCCGCCTTTTTCGGCTTCACCGGTGTCGCCCTGGGGGCTTTCGCCGCCCACGGCCTGAAAAGCCGACTGACGGCCGACTACCTGGCAATCTTCCAGACCGGTGTGTCCTACCAGTTGGTGCATGCCCTGGCGATCTTCGCCGTCGCCGTGCTCTCGGTGCACCTGCCGGGGCGCCTGGTCGGCTGGGCTGGCGGCCTGTTTGCCCTGGGGATAGTGCTGTTCTCCGGTAGCCTGTACCTGCTGACCCTGAGTGGCTTGGGCAAGCTTGGCATCATCACCCCGATTGGTGGCCTGTGCTTCCTCGCCGGCTGGTTGTGCCTGGGCCTTGCAGCCTGGCGGCTCGGTTGA
- the hemW gene encoding radical SAM family heme chaperone HemW, giving the protein MIETLSTPGAAGFTSLPPLALYIHIPWCVRKCPYCDFNSHAAGPELPEDAYVAALLTDLDQELAAVQGRPISSIFFGGGTPSLFSADALGRLLRGVEQRIPFAPDIEITLEANPGTFEQDKFKAYRQTGINRLSIGVQSFQPAKLQALGRIHNGDEAVRAAGMARAAGFDNFNMDLMHGLPEQSLDDALGDLRQAIDLGPTHLSWYQLTVEPNTVFWNQPPELPEDDILWDIQEAGQALMAEHGFRQYEVSAYAQAGRAARHNLNYWRFGDFIGIGAGAHGKLTFADGRILRTWKTRLPKDYLNLAKPFKAGEKRLPVDELPFEFLMNALRLTDGVEAELFTQRTGLPLAQLAEARRAAEQKGLLQVQPDRLVATPRGQLFLNDLLQYFLT; this is encoded by the coding sequence ATGATCGAAACGCTGTCCACCCCCGGCGCAGCAGGCTTCACCAGCCTGCCGCCGCTGGCGCTGTACATCCACATCCCATGGTGCGTACGCAAATGCCCTTACTGCGACTTCAACTCCCACGCTGCCGGGCCTGAACTGCCGGAAGACGCCTACGTCGCCGCCCTGCTGACCGACCTCGACCAGGAGCTGGCCGCCGTGCAAGGCCGGCCGATCAGCTCGATCTTCTTCGGTGGCGGTACCCCCAGCCTGTTCAGTGCCGACGCTCTTGGCCGGCTGCTGCGTGGCGTGGAGCAACGTATCCCGTTTGCGCCGGACATCGAAATAACCCTGGAGGCCAACCCGGGTACGTTCGAGCAGGACAAGTTCAAGGCCTACCGGCAAACCGGCATCAACCGCCTGTCCATCGGCGTGCAGAGCTTCCAGCCAGCCAAACTGCAGGCGCTCGGGCGCATCCACAACGGCGATGAAGCGGTCCGTGCCGCCGGCATGGCGCGCGCCGCCGGCTTCGACAACTTCAACATGGACCTGATGCACGGCCTGCCCGAGCAGTCGCTGGACGACGCGCTGGGCGACCTGCGCCAGGCCATCGACCTGGGGCCGACGCACCTGTCGTGGTACCAGCTGACCGTGGAGCCGAACACGGTGTTCTGGAACCAGCCACCCGAGCTGCCCGAGGACGACATCCTCTGGGATATCCAGGAAGCCGGCCAGGCGCTGATGGCCGAGCACGGCTTCCGCCAGTACGAAGTCTCGGCCTACGCCCAGGCGGGCCGCGCCGCACGGCACAACCTCAACTATTGGCGCTTTGGCGACTTCATCGGCATCGGTGCCGGTGCCCACGGCAAGCTGACCTTCGCCGACGGGCGCATCCTGCGCACCTGGAAAACCCGCCTGCCCAAGGACTACCTGAACCTGGCCAAGCCGTTCAAGGCCGGCGAGAAGCGGCTGCCGGTCGACGAACTGCCGTTCGAGTTCCTGATGAACGCACTGCGCCTGACCGATGGCGTGGAAGCCGAACTGTTCACCCAGCGTACCGGTTTGCCGCTGGCACAGCTGGCCGAAGCCCGCCGCGCCGCCGAACAAAAAGGCCTTTTGCAGGTCCAACCGGATCGACTGGTGGCCACGCCAAGGGGCCAGTTGTTCCTCAATGACCTGCTGCAGTATTTCTTGACCTAA
- the trmB gene encoding tRNA (guanosine(46)-N7)-methyltransferase TrmB, translated as MTESHDTPITPDGEARPHRRIKSFVMRAGRMTEGQQRGLEQGGPLYILPLADSPVDYDQVFGRSAPRTLEIGFGMGHSLLEMAAAAPEQDFIGVEVHRPGVGALLNGVLTQGLKNLRVYDCDAIEVLNRCVADNSLDRLMLFFPDPWHKARHHKRRIVQLEFAELVRRKLKPGGVFHMATDWEPYAEYMLEVMSAAPGYRNRAADGTYVPRPEERPITKFERRGERLGHGVWDLKFEKVD; from the coding sequence ATGACTGAATCGCACGATACGCCGATCACCCCCGACGGCGAAGCCCGCCCGCACCGCCGCATCAAGAGTTTCGTGATGCGCGCCGGGCGCATGACCGAAGGCCAGCAACGTGGCCTGGAGCAGGGCGGCCCGCTGTACATCCTGCCGCTGGCCGACAGCCCGGTGGACTACGACCAGGTGTTCGGCCGTTCGGCGCCGCGCACCCTGGAGATCGGCTTCGGCATGGGCCATTCCCTGCTGGAAATGGCTGCTGCCGCGCCTGAGCAGGACTTCATCGGTGTGGAAGTACACCGCCCGGGTGTTGGCGCGCTGCTCAACGGTGTGCTGACCCAAGGCCTGAAGAACCTGCGGGTATATGACTGCGATGCCATCGAAGTGCTGAACCGCTGCGTGGCGGACAACAGCCTCGACCGCCTGATGCTGTTCTTCCCTGACCCATGGCACAAGGCGCGTCACCACAAGCGCCGCATCGTCCAGCTGGAGTTCGCCGAGCTGGTACGGCGCAAGCTCAAGCCCGGTGGTGTGTTCCACATGGCTACCGACTGGGAGCCGTATGCCGAGTACATGCTGGAAGTGATGAGCGCTGCCCCGGGCTATCGCAACCGTGCGGCCGACGGTACCTACGTGCCACGCCCGGAAGAGCGCCCGATCACCAAGTTCGAGCGCCGCGGCGAGCGGCTGGGGCATGGGGTTTGGGATTTGAAGTTCGAGAAGGTGGATTGA
- a CDS encoding DUF3392 domain-containing protein — protein MDLVLDLLATVSRWSRSNLSEISLALVGCLLVLFGTDIKGWVEQRLGGLAGALRVPFMALLVMIGSGAALIYATPWVVKGLSQFNNYALAPVLLVVLVLIGVVADRRG, from the coding sequence ATGGATCTGGTACTTGATCTGCTCGCGACGGTTTCTCGCTGGAGCCGCAGCAACCTGTCGGAGATTTCACTGGCCTTGGTAGGCTGCCTGCTGGTGCTGTTCGGCACCGATATCAAGGGCTGGGTGGAACAGCGCCTGGGCGGCCTGGCGGGCGCCCTGCGCGTACCGTTCATGGCCTTGCTGGTGATGATCGGCAGCGGTGCGGCACTGATCTACGCCACGCCGTGGGTGGTGAAGGGGCTGAGCCAGTTCAACAACTACGCGCTGGCGCCGGTTTTGCTGGTGGTATTGGTGCTGATCGGGGTAGTGGCGGATCGCCGGGGCTGA
- the rpoH gene encoding RNA polymerase sigma factor RpoH, translating into MTTSLQPAYALVPGANLEAYVHTVNSIPLLTVEQERDLGERLYYEQDVEAARQMVMAHLRFVVHIARSYAGYGLAQADLIQEGNVGLMKAVKRFNPEMGVRLVSFAVHWIKAEIHEFILRNWRIVKVATTKAQRKLFFNLRSQKKRLAWLNNDEVHRVAESLGVEPREVREMESRLSGQDMAFDPAAEADDDSAFQSPAHYLEDHRYDPAVQLEDADWSDNSTSNLHEALQGLDERSRDILYQRWLAEEKATLHELADKYSVSAERIRQLEKNAMNKVKALIAV; encoded by the coding sequence ATGACCACATCGTTGCAACCTGCCTATGCCCTGGTGCCCGGTGCAAACCTGGAAGCCTACGTGCACACGGTCAACAGCATCCCGCTGCTGACTGTCGAGCAGGAGCGTGATCTGGGCGAGCGTCTCTATTATGAGCAGGATGTCGAGGCCGCTCGTCAAATGGTGATGGCCCACCTGCGTTTCGTCGTACATATCGCCCGTAGCTATGCCGGCTACGGGCTGGCCCAGGCTGACCTGATCCAGGAAGGCAATGTCGGCCTGATGAAAGCCGTCAAGCGCTTCAACCCGGAAATGGGCGTGCGCCTGGTGTCGTTCGCCGTGCACTGGATCAAGGCAGAGATCCACGAGTTCATCCTGCGCAACTGGCGCATCGTCAAGGTGGCTACCACCAAGGCCCAGCGCAAGCTGTTCTTCAACCTGCGCAGCCAGAAGAAGCGTCTGGCCTGGCTGAACAACGACGAAGTGCACCGCGTGGCGGAAAGCCTGGGCGTGGAGCCGCGTGAAGTTCGCGAGATGGAAAGCCGCCTCAGCGGCCAGGACATGGCCTTCGATCCGGCAGCGGAAGCTGACGACGACAGCGCTTTCCAGTCGCCTGCGCATTACCTGGAAGACCACCGTTACGACCCGGCGGTGCAGCTGGAGGATGCCGACTGGAGCGACAACTCCACCAGCAACCTGCACGAAGCGCTGCAAGGTCTGGACGAACGTAGCCGTGACATTCTCTACCAGCGCTGGTTGGCGGAAGAGAAGGCCACGTTGCATGAGCTGGCGGACAAGTACAGCGTTTCGGCTGAGCGGATTCGCCAGCTGGAGAAAAATGCGATGAACAAGGTCAAGGCGCTGATCGCGGTCTGA
- the ftsX gene encoding permease-like cell division protein FtsX produces MSTTRTPKVSERVAPKPADPQPAKKKRDDDDGPDFRTLLHAWLESHRASMADSLRRLGKQPIGSFFTCLVMAVALSMPMGLSLLLKNVEQLGGSWQRAAQISLYLKLDAGSREGEALRDEIKGMPGVADAQYVSREQALEEFQQQSGLGEALRELPDNPLPGVVVVTPTEVDKPALEALRQRLSELPRVETAQLDLVWVERLAAILKLGDRFVFGLAVMLISALLLVIGNTIRLHIENRRTEIEVIKLVGGTDAYVRRPFLYMGALYGLGAGVIAWGILAFGLNWLNEAVVGLSGLYGSDFALGGVPASDGLSLLIGAVLLGYIGAWIAVARHLNELAPR; encoded by the coding sequence ATGAGCACTACACGTACGCCGAAGGTTTCCGAGCGGGTTGCGCCGAAACCGGCCGACCCGCAACCGGCGAAGAAAAAGCGCGACGACGATGACGGCCCGGATTTCCGCACGCTGCTGCATGCCTGGCTGGAAAGCCACCGTGCCAGCATGGCCGACAGCCTGCGTCGCCTGGGCAAGCAGCCGATCGGCAGCTTTTTCACCTGCCTGGTGATGGCGGTGGCGCTGAGCATGCCCATGGGCCTGTCGTTGCTGCTGAAGAACGTCGAGCAGCTTGGCGGCTCGTGGCAGCGCGCCGCGCAAATTTCGCTGTACCTCAAGCTCGATGCCGGCAGCCGCGAAGGCGAGGCGCTGCGCGACGAGATCAAGGGCATGCCTGGTGTGGCCGACGCGCAGTATGTCAGCCGCGAGCAGGCGCTGGAGGAGTTCCAGCAGCAGTCCGGCCTGGGCGAAGCCCTGCGTGAACTGCCCGACAACCCGCTGCCTGGCGTGGTGGTGGTGACCCCGACCGAGGTCGACAAACCAGCCCTGGAAGCCTTGCGTCAGCGCTTGTCGGAGCTGCCACGGGTGGAAACGGCGCAGCTCGACCTGGTGTGGGTCGAGCGCCTGGCGGCCATCCTCAAGCTGGGTGACCGCTTCGTCTTCGGCCTGGCCGTGATGCTGATTTCTGCGCTGCTGTTAGTAATCGGTAACACAATTCGTCTACACATTGAAAACCGCCGCACCGAGATCGAAGTGATCAAGCTGGTCGGCGGCACAGACGCCTACGTGCGCCGGCCTTTCCTGTACATGGGCGCGCTGTATGGCCTGGGTGCAGGCGTGATCGCATGGGGCATCCTGGCGTTTGGCCTGAACTGGCTGAACGAGGCGGTGGTAGGGCTTTCCGGGCTGTACGGCAGCGACTTCGCCCTGGGCGGGGTACCGGCGTCCGATGGTCTGTCCCTCTTGATCGGGGCGGTGCTGTTGGGGTATATCGGTGCATGGATCGCAGTGGCCCGCCACCTGAACGAGCTGGCGCCGCGATAG